From a region of the Chiloscyllium punctatum isolate Juve2018m chromosome 1, sChiPun1.3, whole genome shotgun sequence genome:
- the LOC140478155 gene encoding uncharacterized protein isoform X2 codes for MSLLCVRVKKASLSGPPDKFNTYVTLKVQNVKSTTIAVRGDQPCWEQDFMFEISRLELGLIVEVWNKGLIWDTMVGNVWIPLKCIRQSDEEGPGDWSTLDAEVLMKEDEICGTKSPTPHKILLDTRFELPFDIPEEEAKYWTQKLEQLNALKGHDEYSISEEVQKKSLPVAPSQCSFEDPDSAVDDRDSDYRSETSNSIPPPYHTTSQPNASVHQFPVTSRPQLQEGSRDSYTDSIQSSELDYRDKKGMSWNSLPAKGKVRIIPVDSGVGEEQWESKYEKSGHQLSDTMFIERQKIWQEETPNKNHVVRQTSKCRENTDQAYQTILRQNQLLNGESNLPYTSYPNEYNTIDRRRKMKCRHSSLEDSDMERQNYSNRFCNYTTDEGITHDLSGIKSINLNWYCSDPLLCSNDTDEQYKRQSVVKRSSWGENETFSNDPEDVIDVEEYLEDIYDQQILEKSKLPQICGVYDSSDSDDLCCSLASDDEQEALLHGQSWLKSDNNSVNYSKNSISIPHVFQSKYRLKLSHDDKVNERFIEIRRRPHTSCSEEMNEHFVDAMDELQCLVASVSEYLAEKEEEISKFGSLPKAQNKIGKKSQEEEKNICVDIGESNAGSGHTQGQEEKKWMNQSAIRSSSQNSNQKLDSTSDLTVVRNTIQSLFSSIGEKVGMSKNHQSSAEKAVYVISGSIDKKPITNISLMQNPLEDELERNLLPKFPLQPSNKGSVCPVIFNTSEDKAILSIISHSQQDQNTSMTTESLSPENNVIDSLLEKENALNFFAENDLSSDFQDKGQDKKYQTSDPENRNDISNKSKISNAEEKGVAQKYFCPEIDNTQNSFDCNCHQQNSCLTIVDKQQDWVTSNEFAACVSELDNTSETIWPSMHSIQENKDDHVPEILRPHNVQDNEIEKEANNSQKSHLKSDPTNNYGINLGFFNPLKKSISQVFSSSLDHETPISSGTNSRFSSYKITEDDRDAKERMKADHTSSLIGKLKLPFFSSEIQKEAKPEGILFSVKFPKNEKQSIPKQGINDKLKSDKNRTLDDKESKQGLFSDILKFPSNSVLRTDAVEEEKQNSSQHGFFSGLFKFSSSKNVITAESELNEKDSTANIVRTKSEQIDLNKQGTVSDAATKFTLDCEHVTSSDYNTPETEKLNHHVHGYFSDLPKCISNENLFTRKQEVSSKDYLYKTIKKGEQEENIKDTSLNMSLNLFDQTDILVKDETRFVKPSQAAGKVVDDTNQSGFFSGFFNWSTKKQESTSSKTESPLGSLKFLNKAESGKGGGDNQGETDKVHSLFTNIFNMVGRQTDEKPSFNLSEQFSSKSEENKKEDTKSKSKENYGKQTESFWPFKQHFFTSESTDDKCKSQQQQKMNKNGFPEVQNICQAQSVEKYNDCVNQGLQELKQDITTELEYEVPWNDSYGDSLVRDLSRTNDESSTELSHSFKHCNNSSNFNPEWNIKANDLSEIYSHDASTNWLDEFAANQKDFLIQYRDWNHGTGEDCNVKNLAVCEKDANVEEWGYLLTDKIESNLELEYLNLGIKSGDFNLPFSCLDIAQKDEGWMSRNLETYWNSEETGKRNLFVEMPIDLSSTGSAVTWLFTDHQEFNKKENTFYINNYQEYEDWITLLEHGIWYPSEDAEYGYYLYSDDQYIYSLLTDGSGQYVYVWIPEADEEQYEWKLNQHLNGDSDVEFDENMISECGFEMPISWDLDLFWYQGGQQIESETDEPLDLSVVLEENKQLISKHMGNLSQVFKQPIEWDKEEPLDFTSKHSSGRLKKLKLDFMSEHQPVHFNNELQATAFDLRVNQSDHLIHKKTVIDAGLASDCAFTKSQSKFLSQPISTGILSQIHSSVKLADTSFSEQNISKLKELSEDHKQPIRKITHFFSALGSLVGKQAMENSDNCNSVLANERSDYLAMKSFDYSNKTTPLSVANKEQLNTANVHPTVVQNDHTPNNVFSHQLRRLKPISNNCEIHAKLHEEQPISVCEKYNLTNQNLPKYDQLSYDEHRDLCTDPTMTCFQPVSERICQKNQNVASASLQIKVAPTEIQSQSHQVAPETSTMTEQGSFFKNPLKTFNLSESQSRVKSDEETQNMFGFLRAVKSNKEHASSWLNFSRGTEDKMKTVKEDSSSTTERHLSGISSLIGSVEGFFKRDADPVQQPHILSSAQNEKKTLILDESSMQNKFCKKEESIHLEFSKHETLRPKQRGLQKQHTLMKWNVDDESDKTELKPKSSHCDTNQSVHVKDAASGTEFKKNPPCLILGNEISPNNGRSLISESPVLCTEPVSVTDVKSGQHVMKAELFDIKELPNVANQSTITDLNNKVGLEENSSQLMTKLQKSDQNQNKCHVPPSLVDAEKVEQKSKSSFFNLSFGGNDWKLPSISSSKQQRTNKNIFSFFSTADQTLNPTQDPNGGPFSPTAKEASNSEGFFKLPSFFSSTPLVERSNRNSSVFSFFDMAFIDEKKTKPEPFKPSFMGQIERYINQDEKITPSQIGDATEMVHLDIMASVEQQNNTVGNHNYNNISFFESSEINDENKELIVSNGIHDGNNVTMDLLSNQNGNKNTFDITCHSNVYDAQTVGTGDCATISNSNFVENPNPNYVDTDNCTGDENVYANTLDDSGLQTDLISNSVDVVETSYKNTSDDVCPEMKSNSSKIGTEKEMNWELHSSQTNYFLKLANEEQEPLTSCAILGPENSNENLKLPTCEKSLVDSSVEMFSGFMTKLKLFSASDSNKNSNSSFSSFQSVFTNLNSESGIQQKSSVLNLSQGSQTPSTKSDLLNIFKFLPEKTKPAANSEATLLHEEVGEVKEGKFFGTLRNSEKLSDVSECNMDIVHCNNVSSCLLEQEYKCCSEKKQLVHENTNGQEAGNNNEAVTEIKCDCTFEPKPPEILQISENMRTSDGPEKEELPTGDATRFGVSPMENICIEMDDAVTSITVKDKDAADIWTNVNSYDTLHSGSPPALQKIDCEIPKSGSEIPNVKPLKFKFLSSGEFGNSFTSLFSQQQSSKIGSFGNTGILSSFKRFSKTFFEGDADQMVKSEANRQSNLFGKLGDTSSQKENAAKYFNSVITKQPLKREEMHMNNTLTSDLLVHKVAEKSQSSMLTDEVRIGQSEQTSNAIDNIIEGESQTNTRTDQSLLTDKNVDFLQHSQDVVPSEESPEQLFVNWAKVPENETVISPSACSLPAVVIGSQEQTSHSLDPLNVKRPV; via the coding sequence CTGGAACTCCTTACCAGCAAAAGGAAAAGTCAGGATCATACCAGTGGATTCTGGTGTTGGAGAAGAACAGTGGGAAAGTAAATATGAGAAATCAGGCCACCAACTCTCTGATACAATGTTCATAGAAAGACAGAAAATCTGGCAAGAAGAAACCCCAAACAAGAATCATGTAGTGAGACAAACCTCTAAATGCAGAGAAAATACAGATCAGGCATATCAAACAATATTAAGGCAAAATCAACTTCTCAATGGAGAATCAAATTTGCCATATACTAGTTATCCAAATGAATATAACACAATAGATAGGAGGAGAAAAATGAAATGCAGGCACAGTAGTTTGGAAGATAGTGATATGGAGAGGCAAAACTATTCAAATAGGTTTTGTAATTATACCACTGATGAAGGAATTACTCATGATCTTTCTGGCATAAAATCTATAAATTTGAACTGGTATTGCAGTGACCCTTTGCTTTGTAGCAATGACACAGATGAGCAGTATAAAAGGCAATCAGTGGTGAAAAGGAGCTCATGGGGAGAGAATGAGACATTCAGCAATGACCCTGAAGATGTAATAGATGTAGAAGAATATCTGGAAGATATATATGATCAGCAAATCTTGGAAAAAAGCAAGTTACCTCAAATATGTGGCGTGTATGACAGCAGTGATTCTGATGACCTTTGCTGCTCACTTGCATCCGATGATGAGCAAGAGGCTTTGTTACATGGACAGTCATGGCTGAAAAGTGACAACAATTCTGTTAACTACAGTAAAAATAGTATATCTATTCCACATGTCTTCCAGAGCAAATATCGACTAAAACTCAGCCATGATGACAAAGTTAATgaaagattcattgaaataagAAGGAGGCCACATACATCATGCAGTGAGGAAATGAATGAACATTTTGTTGATGCAATGGATGAATTGCAATGCCTAGTAgcatctgtgtctgaatatttagCAGAGAAAGAAGAAGAAATTAGCAAATTTGGGTCACTTCCAAAAGCCCAGAACAAAATTGGCAAGAAGTCTCAAGAAGAGGAAAAGAATATCTGTGTAGATATTGGTGAAAGTAATGCTGGCTCTGGTCATACACAAGGGCAAGAAGAAAAGAAATGGATGAATCAGTCTGCTATCAGAAGTAGTTCTCAGAATAGCAATCAAAAACTGGACTCAACATCAGATTTAACAGTAGTGAGAAATACCATACAGTCTCTGTTCAGCTCAATAGGCGAAAAGGTTGGAATGAGTAAAAATCACCAGTCATCTGCGGAAAAAGCAGTATATGTTATTTCAGGAAGTATAGACAAAAAGCCTATAACCAATATTTCACTGATGCAAAATCCTTTGGAAGATGAACTAGAAAGAAACTTGCTACCCAAATTTCCTTTGCAACCTTCCAATAAAGGGTCTGTTTGTCCTGTTATATTTAATACATCCGAGGACAAAGCTATACTTTCAATTATATCACACAGTCAACAAGATCAAAATACTTCAATGACAACTGAATCATTATCACCAGAAAACAATGTTATTGACTCATtgctggaaaaagaaaatgctttaAATTTCTTTGCAGAAAATGATTTATCGAGTGATTTTCAGGACAAGGGGCAGGATAAAAAATATCAAACTTCTGATCCTGAGAACAGAAATGATATTTCTAATAAAAGTAAAATCTCAAATGCTGAAGAGAAAGGTGTTGCACAAAAATATTTCTGCCCTGAAATTGACAATACACAAAACAGTTTTGATTGCAATTGCCACCAGCAGAATAGTTGTTTAACTATTGTTGACAAACAGCAGGATTGGGTTACATCAAACGAATTTGCAGCTTGTGTATCTGAATTGGATAATACGTCAGAAACAATATGGCCATCAATGCACTCCATTCAGGAAAATAAAGATGATCATGTCCCTGAAATTCTGAGGCCACATAATGTTCAAGATAATGAAAtagagaaagaagcaaacaatTCTCAGAAATCTCATTTGAAATCTGACCCAACAAACAATTATGGAATTAACTTGGGATTTTTTAACCCGCTTAAAAAGTCAATAAGTCAGGTATTCTCTTCTTCATTGGACCACGAAACACCGATCTCTTCTGGTACTAACTCCAGATTTTCTTCTTACAAAATTACGGAGGATGATCGAGACGCGAAAGAGAGAATGAAAGCAGATCATACTTCTTCGCTTATTGGAAAGTTAAAACTGCCCTTCTTTTCTTCTGAAATTCAAAAAGAAGCAAAACCTGAGGGAATACTTTTTTCCGTGAAGTTTCCTAAGAATGAAAAACAATCTATACCAAAACAAGGAATAAATGATAAATTGAAATCTGATAAAAATAGAACATTGGATGACAAAGAGAGCAAGCAAGGTTTATTCTCAGATATTTTAAAATTTCCATCAAATTCAGTGCTCAGGACTGATGCTGTTgaagaagagaaacagaacagTAGCCAGCATGGATTCTTTTCAGGCTTGTTCAAGTTTTCCTCAAGCAAAAACGTAATTACAGCCGAGTCTGAATTGAATGAAAAAGATAGTACAGCCAACATTGTCAGAACAaaatctgaacaaattgatctAAATAAACAAGGAACAGTTTCAGATGCAGCAACTAAATTTACTTTGGACTGTGAGCATGTGACATCAAGTGATTACAATACACCTGAAACAGAGAAACTAAACCATCATGTGcatggatatttttcagacttacCAAAGTGTATTTCAAATGAAAATTTATTCACAAGAAAGCAGGAAGTTAGTAGCAAAGACTATTTGTATAAAACAATCAAAAAAGGAGAACAAGAAGAAAATATTAAAGACACTTCTTTGAATATGTCATTAAATTTGTTTGATCAAACTGATATATTGGTTAAAGATGAAACTAGGTTTGTAAAACCAAGCCAAGCAGCTGGAAAAGTCGTAgatgacacaaatcagtcaggttTTTTCTCAGGCTTCTTTAACTGGTCAACAAAGAAGCAAGAGAGCACAAGTTCAAAAACAGAAAGCCCTTTAGGTTCTTTAAAATTTTTGAATAAAGCCGAATCTGGTAAAGGAGGAGGTGATAACCAGGGTGAGACTGATAAGGTACATTCTCTCTTCACAAATATTTTCAATATGGTAGGAAGGCAGACTGATGAAAAACCATCTTTCAATTTATCTGAACAGTTTTCTTCTAAATCAGAGGAGAATAAAAAAGAAGACACAAAATCAAAATCTAAGGAGAACTATGGTAAACAGACAGAATCATTTTGGCCTTTCAAACAACATTTCTTCACTTCAGAGAGTACTGATGATAAATGTAAGAGTCAACAACAACAAAAGATGAATAAAAATGGCTTCCCTGAAGTACAGAATATTTGCCAGGCTCAATCTGTAGAAAAATACAATGACTGTGTTAACCAAGGCTTACAGGAATTGAAGCAAGATATAACTACAGAACTGGAGTATGAGGTTCCCTGGAATGATTCATATGGTGACAGTCTTGTACGCGATTTATCACGAACAAATGATGAAAGTTCAACAGAATTGTCACATTCATTTAAACATTGCAACAATTCAAGCAATTTTAATcctgaatggaatataaaagctaATGATTTGTCTGAGATTTACTCACATGATGCTAGTACGAACTGGTTAGATGAGTTTGCTGCAAATCAGAAGGATTTCCTGATTCAATATAGAGATTGGAATCATGGGACAGGTGAAGACTGTAATGTAAAAAATTTAGCAGTATGTGAGAAAGATGCGAATGTTGAAGAATGGGGCTATTTACTTACAGATAAGATTGAAAgtaatttagaacttgaatacTTAAATCTTGGCATAAAATCAGGTGATTTCAATCTACCATTTTCATGTCTCGATATTGCCCAAAAAGATGAGGGatggatgagcagaaatttgGAGActtattggaattcagaagaaactgGTAAAAGGAATTTATTTGTGGAAATGCCAATTGATTTAAGCTCAACTGGCAGTGCAGTTACTTGGTTGTTTACAGATCATCAAGAATTTAATAAGAAAGAAAATACATTTTACATCAATAATTATCAAGAATATGAAGACTGGATAACCTTACTTGAACATGGAATATGGTATCCTTCAGAAGATGCTGAATATGGATACTACCTTTATAGTGATGATCAATATATATATTCCCTGCTTACTGATGGCAGTGGTCAATATGTATACGTGTGGATACCAGAGGCAGATGAAGAGCAATATGAATGGAAACTAAATCAACATTTGAATGGTGATTCTGATGTGGAATTTGATGAAAACATGATTTCTGAATGTGGTTTTGAAATGCCAATTTCATGGGATTTAGACTTATTTTGGTATCAAGGAGGACAACAAATTGAATCAGAAACTGATGAACCTCTTGACCTTTCTGTTGTTCTTGAGGAAAATAAACAGTTAATCAGTAAGCACATGGGTAATCTTTCACAAGTATTTAAGCAGCCGATAGAATGGGACAAAGAAGAACCACTAGACTTTACATCAAAGCACTCATCAGGCAGATTGAAAAAACTTAAGTTGGATTTCATGTCTGAACACCAACCAGTTCATTTCAATAATGAACTTCAGGCTACTGCTTTTGATCTTAGGGTAAACCAAAGTGATCATTTAATACATAAGAAAACTGTAATTGATGCAGGGTTAGCAAGTGATTGTGCGTTTACAAAATCGCAGTCTAAATTCTTGTCACAGCCTATCTCAACAGGCATATTAAGTCAAATTCATTCTTCTGTTAAATTAGCAGATACTTCATTTTCTGAACAAAATATTTCTAAACTCAAGGAACTATCTGAAGATCACAAACAACCTATTAGAAAAATCACACATTTTTTCTCTGCATTGGGTAGTTTAGTTGGGAAACAAGCCATGGAAAATTCTGACAATTGTAACTCTGTTTTAGCAAATGAAAGATCTGATTACTTGGCAATGAAGTCATTTGACTACTCTAATAAAACTACTCCACTGAGTGTTGCAAATAAAGAACAGCTAAACACTGCAAATGTACATCCTACAGTCGTTCAAAATGATCATACACCAAATAATGTATTTTCACATCAGCTAAGAAGGTTAAAACCTATTTCCAATAACTGTGAAATACATGCAAAGCTACACGAAGAGCAGCCAATCTCTGTTTGTGAAAAATACAATCTAACAAATCAAAATTTGCCCAAATATGATCAGTTGTCATATGATGAACACCGTGACTTATGTACAGACCCAACTATGACATGTTTTCAACCAGTTTCTGAGAGAATCTGCCAGAAAAATCAGAATGTAGCTAGTGCATCACTTCAAATCAAAGTAGCACCAACTGAGATACAATCTCAGTCACACCAAGTTGCTCCTGAAACCTCCACCATGACTGAGCAGGGATCATTCTTTAAAAACCCTTTGAAAACGTTTAACCTTTCAGAAAGTCAATCTCGAGTCAAAAGTGATGAGGAAACTCAAAATATGTTTGGTTTTCTTCGAGCAGTCAAATCAAACAAAGAGCATGCATCATCATGGTTGAATTTCTCAAGAGGAACTGAGGATAAAATGAAAACAGTCAAGGAGGATTCAAGTAGTACTACTGAAAGGCATCTTTCAGGCATTTCATCTCTTATAGGGTCAGTTGAAGGCTTCTTTAAAAGGGATGCGGATCCAGTTCAACAGCCACACATTTTAAGCTCAGctcaaaatgaaaagaaaactttAATTTTAGATGAGAGCAGCATGCAAAATAAATTCTGCAAGAAAGAGGAAAGCATTCACTTGGAGTTCTCAAAGCATGAGACATTACGTCCAAAGCAGCGAGGCTTGCAAAAGCAGCACACACTAATGAAATGGAATGTTGATGATGAATCTGATAAAACAGAACTGAAACCAAAATCATCACATTGTGATACTAATCAATCTGTACATGTAAAAGATGCTGCTAGTGggacagaatttaaaaaaaatccaccTTGTCTGATACTGGGCAATGAAATCAGTCCAAATAATGGTAGATCATTGATCAGTGAATCTCCTGTACTTTGTACTGAACCTGTCTCTGTTACTGATGTGAAATCTGGACAGCATGTTATGAAGGCAGAGCTTTTTGATATTAAAGAACTCCCAAATGTTGCGAATCAGTCTACTATTACAGACTTGAATAACAAAGTTGGTTTGGAAGAAAACAGTTCTCAATTGATGACAAAGTTGCAAAAATCTGACCAGAATCAAAATAAGTGCCATGTACCTCCTTCGTTAGTCGATGCAGAAAAAGTAGAACAAAAATCCAAATCAAGTTTCTTTAATTTATCCTTTGGAGGAAATGATTGGAAACTTCCAAGCATTTCAAGCTCGaaacaacaaagaacaaataaaaatatattttctttCTTCAGTACAGCAGATCAAACATTGAATCCTACCCAAGACCCGAATGGTGGTCCATTCTCACCTACTGCCAAAGAAGCCAGCAATTCAGAAGGATTCTTCAAATTACCAAGTTTTTTTTCATCGACTCCCTTAGTTGAGAGAAGTAACAGAAACAGCTCTGTTTTTAGTTTCTTTGATATGGCATTCATTGAtgagaaaaaaacaaaaccagAACCTTTTAAACCAAGTTTTATGGGACAAATTGAAAGATATATAAACCAGGATGAAAAAATAACTCCTAGTCAAATAGGTGATGCCACAGAAATGGTACATTTAGACATTATGGCATCAGTTGAGCAGCAAAACAATACTGTTGGTAATCATAATTATAACAATATATCATTCTTTGAAAGCTCAGAAATAAATGATGAAAACAAGGAACTTATAGTCAGCAATGGTATTCATGATGGAAACAATGTTACCATGGACTTGCTTTCAAATCAAAATGGAAATAAGAATACATTTGATATAACATGTCATTCTAATGTTTATGATGCTCAAACTGTAGGAACAGGAGATTGTGCCACCATATCCAACTCTAATTTTGTTGAGAATCCTAATCCAAATTATGTTGACACTGATAATTGTACTGGGGATGAGAATGTTTATGCTAATACTTTAGATGACAGTGGACTACAAACTGATCTGATAAGCAATTCAGTTGATGTGGTTGAAACATCATATAAAAATACATCTGATGATGTGTGTCCTGAGATGAAAAGTAATTCAAGCAAGATTGGTACAGAAAAGGAAATGAATTGGGAGTTGCATAGTTCTCAAACAAATTATTTTTTGAAACTGGCAAATGAAGAACAAGAGCCTCTAACATCCTGTGCAATTCTTGGACCAGAAAATTCTAATGAAAACTTGAAGCTGCCTACTTGTGAAAAGTCTTTGGTTGACTCGTCAGTAGAAATGTTTTCTGGTTTTATGACAAAGTTGAAGTTGTTTTCTGCTAGTGACTCTAATAAAAACTCAAATAGTTCATTTTCATCATTCCAGTCAGTGTTTACAAATTTAAACTCAGAATCTGGCATTCAGCAGAAAAGCTCAGTTTTAAATTTGTCACAAGGTAGCCAGACTCCATCTACTAAAAGTGACCTACTCAACATTTTCAAATTCCTTCCCGAAAAAACAAAACCAGCTGCTAATTCAGAAGCTACTTTGTTGCATGAAGAAGTCGGTGAAGTTAAGGAAGGAAAGTTCTTTGGAACTTTAAGGAATTCTGAAAAACTGTCTGATGTTTCTGAATGTAATATGGATATTGTTCATTGTAATAACGTTAGTTCATGCTTACTGGAACAAGAATATAAGTGCTGTTCTGAAAAGAAACAATTGGTACATGAGAATACTAATGGCCAAGAAGCAGGTAATAATAATGAAGCAGTTACTGAAATAAAATGCGATTGCACATTTGAGCCCAAACCTCCAGAAATTCTTCAAATTAGTGAAAATATGCGAACTTCAGATGGACCTGAAAAGGAAGAGTTGCCAACTGGGGATGCCACAAGATTTGGGGTTTCACCCATGGAAAATATTTGTATTGAAATGGATGATGCAGTCACCAGTATTACGGTTAAAGATAAAGATGCAGCTGATATATGGACCAATGTCAATTCTTATGATACGCTACATTCAGGTAGTCCACCAGCTTTGCAAAAGATTGATTGCGAGATTCCCAAGTCAGGTTCTGAAATTCCTAATGTCAAACCACTTAAATTTAAATTTCTTTCTTCTGGAGAATTTGGCAACTCCTTTACTTCATTGTTTTCGCAGCAACAATCTTCTAAAATTGGTTCATTTGGGAACACTGGGATTTTATCCAGTTTCAAGAGGTTTTCCAAGACCTTTTTTGAAGGGGATGCTGATCAAATGGTGAAAAGTGAGGCGAATAGGCAAAGTAATTTATTTGGAAAACTGGGAGATACCTCGAGTCAAAAAGAGAATGCAGCCAAATATTTTAATTCTGTAATCACAAAGCAGCCTTTAAAAAGAGAAGAAATGCATATGAACAACACTTTAACATCTGACTTATTAGTTCATAAGGTAGCTGAAAAAAGCCAGAGTAGCATGTTAACTGATGAGGTGAGAATAGGACAGTCAGAGCAAACATCAAATGCTATAGATAACATTATTGAAGGTGAAAGTCAAACCAATACGAGGACAGACCAATCATTGCTTACAGATAAAAATGTAGATTTTTTGCAACATAGTCAAGATGTAGTACCTTCTGAGGAATCACCGGAACAACTTTTTGTTAACTGGGCGAAGGTACCAGAGAATGAAACGGTTATCTCACCTTCGGCCTGttcattgccagcggtggtgatTGGATCACAGGAGCAAACCTCACACAGTTTGGACCCTTTGAATGTGAAAAGGCCAGTTTAA